One Hypomesus transpacificus isolate Combined female chromosome 6, fHypTra1, whole genome shotgun sequence DNA segment encodes these proteins:
- the mep1a.1 gene encoding meprin A, alpha (PABA peptide hydrolase), tandem duplicate 1 isoform X1, translating to MSMLQKQVIVLVLASLVSSYYIPLSPQSLVHDVYENGEDENPLLNLDAEGDSDLIEGDILVPKGRNALIDTKYRWKFPIPYILSDDLDLNAKGCVHQAFEMYRLKSCVDFKPYAGEKTYIKFEKRGGCFSSVGDQQAGQVLSLGTGCDHKAVIEHELLHALGFYHEQSRADRDDYVKIWLDQVTPGLEHNFNKYNDDFITDQNTPYDYESVMHYRPYSFNKNDSVPTITTNIPAFNNIIGQYLDLSTLDTLRLNRMYNCSGPLTMLDQCAFENINICGMIQSQTDEADWEHLLGAAGSEDHTLLGRCRDAGYFMHFSSQRGGAQESALLESRILFPHRQQQCLQLFYRMTGSPQDRLVVWVRMDDGTGTVRKMKKIHTFNGDSDHTWKIAHVPMEVGEKFRYAFQGVRGDPTSSTGGISLDDITLSETHCPNAVWTIHNFSRILVEANSSMAMDSPRFYSPEGYGYGLRLKPDSGYSDYTGRYAGLYFHLASGENDGVLQWPAVNRQATLVVMDQDPDVLLRMSSARSLTTDMRTTPEGTLFWDNPTKVGTFDPSCGCYRGESWGWRNFIKHFDLQRRSYLKNDDLIIFVDFEDITSLIKTEVPV from the exons ATGTCCATGCTGCAGAAACAGGTGATCGTGTTGGTACTGGCCTCTCTGGTCAGCTCGTACTAT ATACCTCTCTCACCACAGTCTCTGGTGCATG ACGTTTATGAAAATGGTGAGGATGAAAATCCACTGCTTAATTTGG ATGCAGAGGGGGACTCTGACCTGATTGAAGGGGACATCCTTGTTCCA AAAGGACGCAATGCTCTGATTGACACAAAGTACAGATGGAAATTTCCCATTCCCTACATTCTGTCTGATGACTTGG atcTGAACGCTAAAGGCTGTGTCCACCAGGCTTTTGAGATGTATCGCCTGAAGTCCTGCGTAGACTTCAAGCCCTACGCTGGAGAGAAGACCTACATCAAGTTTGAGAAGCGGGGAGG gtgttTCTCCAGCGTGGGCGACCAGCAGGCTGGCCAGGTCCTGTCTCTGGGAACCGGCTGTGACCACAAGGCTGTGATCGAGCACGAGCTCCTCCACGCGCTGGGCTTCTACCACGAGCAGTCTCGCGCCGACCGGGACGACTACGTCAAGATCTGGCTAGACCAGGTCACTCCAG GGCTGGAACATAATTTCAATAAATACAACGACGACTTCATCACCGACCAGAACACCCCGTATGATTATGAGTCGGTGATGCACTACCGCCCGTACTCCTTCAACAAGAATGACAGCGtgcccaccatcaccaccaacaTCCCCGCCTTCAACAACATCATCGGACAGTACCTGGATCTCAGCACACTGGACACCCTCAGACTCAACAGGATGTACAACTGCT CTGGCCCTCTCACTATGCTGGACCAGTGTGCGTTTGAGAACATCAATATCTGTGGGATGATCCAGAGTCAGACGGATGAGGCTGACTGGGAACACCTGCTGGGCGCTGCGGGCTCAGAGGACCACACCCTGCTGGGACGctgcagag ATGCTGGCTATTTCATGCACTTCAGCAGCCAGAGGGGCGGCGCTCAGGAGTCAGCTCTGCTGGAGTCCAGGATCCTGTTCCCCCACAGGCAGCAGCAGTGTCTGCAGCTTTTCTACAGGATGACGGGCAGCCCACAGGACAGGCTTGTGGTCTGGGTCAGGATGGACGATGGCACGGGGACCGTCCGCAAGATGAAGAAGATACACACCTTCAATG GGGATTCTGACCACACCTGGAAGATCGCCCACGTTcccatggaggtgggagagaaGTTCCGCTACGCATTCCAGGGCGTGCGAGGGGACCCCACCTCTTCCACGGGGGGGATCTCCCTCGACGACATCACCCTGTCAGAGACACACTGCCCCAACGCCGTGTGGACGATCCACAACTTCTCCAGGATCCTGGTGGAGGCTAACAGCAGCATGGCGATGGACAGCCCTCGCTTCTACAGCCCCGAGGGCTACGGGTACGGCCTGCGCTTGAAGCCCGACTCCGGCTACAGCGACTACACGGGCCGCTACGCCGGCCTGTACTTCCACCTGGCCAGCGGAGAGAACGACGGTGTGCTGCAGTGGCCGGCCGTCAATAGGCAGGCCACGCTGGTGGTCATGGACCAGGACCCCGACGTCCTGCTCAGGATGTCGTCAGCACGTAGCCTGACCACAGACATGAGGACCA CCCCCGAGGGAACCCTTTTCTGGGACAACCCCACCAAGGTGGGTACGTTTGACCCCAGCTGTGGCTGCTACCGTGGAGAATCCTGGGGCTGGCGTAACTTCATCAAGCACTTCGACCTGCAGCGACGCAGCTACCTCAAGAACGACGACCTCATCATCTTTGTCGACTTTGAGG
- the mep1a.1 gene encoding meprin A, alpha (PABA peptide hydrolase), tandem duplicate 1 isoform X2, which produces MSMLQKQVIVLVLASLVSSYYIPLSPQSLVHDVYENGEDENPLLNLEGDSDLIEGDILVPKGRNALIDTKYRWKFPIPYILSDDLDLNAKGCVHQAFEMYRLKSCVDFKPYAGEKTYIKFEKRGGCFSSVGDQQAGQVLSLGTGCDHKAVIEHELLHALGFYHEQSRADRDDYVKIWLDQVTPGLEHNFNKYNDDFITDQNTPYDYESVMHYRPYSFNKNDSVPTITTNIPAFNNIIGQYLDLSTLDTLRLNRMYNCSGPLTMLDQCAFENINICGMIQSQTDEADWEHLLGAAGSEDHTLLGRCRDAGYFMHFSSQRGGAQESALLESRILFPHRQQQCLQLFYRMTGSPQDRLVVWVRMDDGTGTVRKMKKIHTFNGDSDHTWKIAHVPMEVGEKFRYAFQGVRGDPTSSTGGISLDDITLSETHCPNAVWTIHNFSRILVEANSSMAMDSPRFYSPEGYGYGLRLKPDSGYSDYTGRYAGLYFHLASGENDGVLQWPAVNRQATLVVMDQDPDVLLRMSSARSLTTDMRTTPEGTLFWDNPTKVGTFDPSCGCYRGESWGWRNFIKHFDLQRRSYLKNDDLIIFVDFEDITSLIKTEVPV; this is translated from the exons ATGTCCATGCTGCAGAAACAGGTGATCGTGTTGGTACTGGCCTCTCTGGTCAGCTCGTACTAT ATACCTCTCTCACCACAGTCTCTGGTGCATG ACGTTTATGAAAATGGTGAGGATGAAAATCCACTGCTTAATTTGG AGGGGGACTCTGACCTGATTGAAGGGGACATCCTTGTTCCA AAAGGACGCAATGCTCTGATTGACACAAAGTACAGATGGAAATTTCCCATTCCCTACATTCTGTCTGATGACTTGG atcTGAACGCTAAAGGCTGTGTCCACCAGGCTTTTGAGATGTATCGCCTGAAGTCCTGCGTAGACTTCAAGCCCTACGCTGGAGAGAAGACCTACATCAAGTTTGAGAAGCGGGGAGG gtgttTCTCCAGCGTGGGCGACCAGCAGGCTGGCCAGGTCCTGTCTCTGGGAACCGGCTGTGACCACAAGGCTGTGATCGAGCACGAGCTCCTCCACGCGCTGGGCTTCTACCACGAGCAGTCTCGCGCCGACCGGGACGACTACGTCAAGATCTGGCTAGACCAGGTCACTCCAG GGCTGGAACATAATTTCAATAAATACAACGACGACTTCATCACCGACCAGAACACCCCGTATGATTATGAGTCGGTGATGCACTACCGCCCGTACTCCTTCAACAAGAATGACAGCGtgcccaccatcaccaccaacaTCCCCGCCTTCAACAACATCATCGGACAGTACCTGGATCTCAGCACACTGGACACCCTCAGACTCAACAGGATGTACAACTGCT CTGGCCCTCTCACTATGCTGGACCAGTGTGCGTTTGAGAACATCAATATCTGTGGGATGATCCAGAGTCAGACGGATGAGGCTGACTGGGAACACCTGCTGGGCGCTGCGGGCTCAGAGGACCACACCCTGCTGGGACGctgcagag ATGCTGGCTATTTCATGCACTTCAGCAGCCAGAGGGGCGGCGCTCAGGAGTCAGCTCTGCTGGAGTCCAGGATCCTGTTCCCCCACAGGCAGCAGCAGTGTCTGCAGCTTTTCTACAGGATGACGGGCAGCCCACAGGACAGGCTTGTGGTCTGGGTCAGGATGGACGATGGCACGGGGACCGTCCGCAAGATGAAGAAGATACACACCTTCAATG GGGATTCTGACCACACCTGGAAGATCGCCCACGTTcccatggaggtgggagagaaGTTCCGCTACGCATTCCAGGGCGTGCGAGGGGACCCCACCTCTTCCACGGGGGGGATCTCCCTCGACGACATCACCCTGTCAGAGACACACTGCCCCAACGCCGTGTGGACGATCCACAACTTCTCCAGGATCCTGGTGGAGGCTAACAGCAGCATGGCGATGGACAGCCCTCGCTTCTACAGCCCCGAGGGCTACGGGTACGGCCTGCGCTTGAAGCCCGACTCCGGCTACAGCGACTACACGGGCCGCTACGCCGGCCTGTACTTCCACCTGGCCAGCGGAGAGAACGACGGTGTGCTGCAGTGGCCGGCCGTCAATAGGCAGGCCACGCTGGTGGTCATGGACCAGGACCCCGACGTCCTGCTCAGGATGTCGTCAGCACGTAGCCTGACCACAGACATGAGGACCA CCCCCGAGGGAACCCTTTTCTGGGACAACCCCACCAAGGTGGGTACGTTTGACCCCAGCTGTGGCTGCTACCGTGGAGAATCCTGGGGCTGGCGTAACTTCATCAAGCACTTCGACCTGCAGCGACGCAGCTACCTCAAGAACGACGACCTCATCATCTTTGTCGACTTTGAGG